Within the Bacillus sp. FSL K6-3431 genome, the region CAATGCGAGAGCTGAAACCTTGTCCGAAAAGCCTAGCTATCGTAATGCCTACAAAAATAAACGCTGCTTGATCCTGGCTGATAGCTTCTATGAATGGAAACGCCATGATGATAAATCCAAAACACCGATGCGTATAAAATTAAAGTCTGACAACCTTTTTGCTATGGCTGGCTTATGGGAATCTTGGAAATCTCCTGAAGGTGAATCCATTTATTCTTGTACTGTGATTACAACTCAACCTAACAAGCTGGTTAAAGATATCCATGATCGTATGCCTGTTATCCTAAAACCGGAAGACGAACGAATATGGTTGGATAAATCAATTACTGATTCAGATCAACTTAATGATTTATTGAATCCTTTACCGGAAAATTTAATGGATGCATACGAAGTATCTTCACTTGTAAATTCGCCTAAAAATAATTCAATCGGGTTGATACAGAAAATTTGCTAGGGGAGGATTCTCCCCTGTTTGTGGTTCATTCCTTTTCCACTCCCTCAAAATACTCCTTAACCTTAACTGCCGTTTTAATCCCAATCCCAGGCACTTGCTCAAGCGTCATGAGCCTAGCTTCAAAGTGATCTACAGCATCCTTTCTGCCTAACTTGCGCCCCGCATTAAATCCTTTGAGATATACAGGATCGAGTGGGTTTATCTGCATTGGATTCCCTCCAAGAGAACCTATTTTTTCAATAACTTACCAACGCCAAAACTAATGTCTGCTTTATTCCTACATGTTAAAATTAATAAGAGGTGTTTATTATGTTTATATCCCCAATGTTGCTGCATAAAATAGATCAGCCTTTTGATGACGACTCTTGGCTCACTGAGTTAAAACTAGATGGTTTTAGATGTATCTGGACTAAATTTAATAACAAGGTAAAGTTATATACTCGACATAACAACGAAATCACTTCAATGTTCCCTGAATTAATAGATTTACCGTTGCCAGACGGAACAGTCTTAGATGGTGAGATTGTCGTTTCGGACTATCAAGGCAAACCCGATTTTAAAGCTGTAATGCAACGATTTAAATCGAAGAAGTCTCCTCACCAGATAACCTATGGTGTATTCGATATCGTTTACTACGCTAATGAAAATTTGTCTACTAAACCTTTACTAGAAAGAAAAGAAATTCTAAATCAATCTATAGCGGTTGATACCAATTTACTCACTAAAGTTAACTGGACTAACGGCAATGGTATGGCTTATTTAGACTCCGTTAAGCAACTAGACCTAGAAGGCGTTGTACTAAAATGAGACGATTCAAGTTATCAAGTCAATAAACGCTCTAAAGATTGGTTAAAAGTCATTAACTACAAATATGAGAATGTTTATATTTCTGGTTTGCGTAAAGATAAATTCGGATTACTCTTAAACTATGAAAATGGGACTTATGCTGGATTACTAGAATTCATGCCGCCCCATAATAGAAAAGAATTATATAATGTTTACTCTGATTTAGTTATTAACGAAAATGATAAGTTTTTCTACTTAAATCCCGACTTGAAGGCATCTGTAAAATTTCGTAATTATACTAGCAAAGGGCTGCTTAGAATACCAAGCTTTGTGGAGTGGGTATCTTAATTTACCTTCTCCACATTTTTTTCGAACTATGGATTAAAAATCTAAACTTCAATTAGACAAGAACACTTTGTTACACTCGCCCATATATTGATATAAAGGAGTGATTACAAGGTGCGTTATTATGCTAGACAGCCTTCTGCAAGCATGGAGATTATTTCTGATATATCCAAAGCTATAAATGGTGAATATCATGCAATTCACTGTTACGAAAAACTGGCAAATCAGTCTCCGAATACTGAAATTAAAAATCGTATCCTTGAAATCAGAAGAGATGAAATCAGACACCATCACACTTTTGCTCAGATTTATTTTTCATTAACTTCAGCCAACCCCACTGATCACGGAACAATGCCCAAAAGATTATAAAAATGGAGTGCTAGCCGCATTTATAGATGAACAGGAAACAGTAGATTTTTATCACAATGTTGCAAGAAAACACAATAATGACAACATCAGAAACGCTTTTACACAAGCCTCTGCTGATGAACAAAATCATGCTGTTTGGTTCTTATACTTTTTAAATCATAGCTAATGTTACATAAAGGAGGCGTGTTAATGTCAAATAAACAACAGGTTGGGCAAAATGCTGACTCTCCCGAAGTATTCGCTGCTAAGCTTGCTGTGTTAGGAGCCGCACTTTCTACATTGGGTGATGGAATTTCGGCAATCGCCGCAGGTATGGCACTTCAAGAACTAGAACGCTCAAATCAGCAAGATCCCCAAGAGCAACTACCAAAAGAACTAGAAAAAATGCAAAAGCAAATTGATCAATTAAATTATCAAATTAAGAGAATGGAAAGCGATTAATTAATAATTGGAAGCTGTTTTACTAAGGGGTCAAAAAAAGACCCTTTTATTTTCACTTCGCATAATGTTTCACATCTTCGAAATGGTCTAAGATTCTTTTCGTCATGCCATCTCCTCAAATCTTCCGTTCTCGTACTTAATAAGGTATAACTTATGTGAATACTTCTTATGAAACATCTTCTCTTTCATCCTAAACACATCAGTCTTTACTCCCTTTACATCAATTACCTCAATGCTCCCATCCTTCCGATGGACTTCAAAATCAGCAACATACTCTATCTTTCTATGAGTCTTGCCGTTTTTTTCAAAAGCTTCTTGGAGCAAATACCGTAGCTGCGTCCTAAAGAACAATATTTCTTTGCATTCCTGCAGCCACTTTAATTGTTGGTAATATTTCGCTTCAGCTTTACTGTCAAAAACAATGCCGTCCAATGTAGTTTTCTTATTGCCGTACTTTGATCGCTTAGGCTTCGAAACTTCCCTGTACTGATCCACTGTCATTCTCTGTCCCATGCTGTTCTTTCGCCTCCTGCACCTTTTTAAAACAAACCGGACCGTAACCCCCTGTCCTTGCTTCTAACGTCCTTTAGTAACCGTCCACATCTGCAGCATGTCATTGATTCGTTCATCAATATCCCTCCGATTGTCTAGCATGATTGATTTCATTTTACTGATGTAAGCTTGTTCGATCTGCACAAAACTAAATCCTAATAATTCTCCCAATGCCAAGAAGATACTAAATGCTTTTCGATAGTCTTCTTTCATTTGATGGATTTCTTGTGAATAATTTGTACTTAGCCATATGCCACTCACGTTAGCTATAATCAAATTAAATTCAGTGGTGACATCTTTACTAGTGTCAATTGCGTATAACTCCACATCTTGATAGTCGATCTCTATACCAACGCTTAAAAAGAAATGCAGACAGTCCACGTATTCTTCTAGGAGTGTGATTTCTAACACCGCTTATCCCAGTGCAATCACAAATTTCGCAATCAATATATTCGTGACCACCACTACCCTCAGCTTCTTCTTGAACAAATTCGTAATTCAAGTCTCCAGTACCATCGCAAGCGTTACACGAAACATCTTCTTCAATCCTCGGCTCCTGATCCTTACTCCACTTTTTAAACCCACGCCATTCATTCGCACATTCGCCAAGTTCCACCTGCAACGCTAAGATTTTCCAATCCAAATTATTCTGACCTTTTAGTTCAGGGTGCTCGTCCAAGATCCGATCATCGAGCACCTTCTGCATTTCAAACAATTTAATGAGATTCAAATCATCCACATCCTTATC harbors:
- a CDS encoding SOS response-associated peptidase — protein: MCGRFTLFASFSEIIDRFDIQQMIDEDLYNPNYNVAPSQSVLAVINDGTNNRLGYLRWGLIPSWAKDMKIGYKMINARAETLSEKPSYRNAYKNKRCLILADSFYEWKRHDDKSKTPMRIKLKSDNLFAMAGLWESWKSPEGESIYSCTVITTQPNKLVKDIHDRMPVILKPEDERIWLDKSITDSDQLNDLLNPLPENLMDAYEVSSLVNSPKNNSIGLIQKIC
- a CDS encoding ATP-dependent DNA ligase; the encoded protein is MFISPMLLHKIDQPFDDDSWLTELKLDGFRCIWTKFNNKVKLYTRHNNEITSMFPELIDLPLPDGTVLDGEIVVSDYQGKPDFKAVMQRFKSKKSPHQITYGVFDIVYYANENLSTKPLLERKEILNQSIAVDTNLLTKVNWTNGNGMAYLDSVKQLDLEGVVLK
- a CDS encoding translation initiation factor 2, which codes for MSNKQQVGQNADSPEVFAAKLAVLGAALSTLGDGISAIAAGMALQELERSNQQDPQEQLPKELEKMQKQIDQLNYQIKRMESD
- a CDS encoding DUF1064 domain-containing protein — translated: MGQRMTVDQYREVSKPKRSKYGNKKTTLDGIVFDSKAEAKYYQQLKWLQECKEILFFRTQLRYLLQEAFEKNGKTHRKIEYVADFEVHRKDGSIEVIDVKGVKTDVFRMKEKMFHKKYSHKLYLIKYENGRFEEMA
- a CDS encoding dUTP diphosphatase codes for the protein MLEITLLEEYVDCLHFFLSVGIEIDYQDVELYAIDTSKDVTTEFNLIIANVSGIWLSTNYSQEIHQMKEDYRKAFSIFLALGELLGFSFVQIEQAYISKMKSIMLDNRRDIDERINDMLQMWTVTKGR
- a CDS encoding dUTP diphosphatase, translating into MNKCLKCEKSFKKKRKFLLYLLRQSDKDVDDLNLIKLFEMQKVLDDRILDEHPELKGQNNLDWKILALQVELGECANEWRGFKKWSKDQEPRIEEDVSCNACDGTGDLNYEFVQEEAEGSGGHEYIDCEICDCTGISGVRNHTPRRIRGLSAFLFKRWYRDRLSRCGVIRN